The sequence CAGCTGCGGCATGTGGCGATAGAGGAAGCGGCGGTCCTGGCAGATGCTGTTGCCGCAGATCGGCGACTTGCCCTTGGGCACCCATTGCTCGAGGAAAGCCAGCGTCTGGGCTTCGGCTTCGGCAGCGCTGATGCGGCTGTCACGCACACGCTGGGTCAGGCCGCTCTGGCCGTGCTGGCGGGTGTTCCACTCGTCCATGCCGGCGAGGATCTCGTCGCTCTGGTGGATGGCGATGGTCGGCCCCTCGGCCAGCACGTTGAGGTCGCTGTCGGTGACGATGGTGGCCATCTCGATGATGACG is a genomic window of Pseudomonas resinovorans NBRC 106553 containing:
- the orn gene encoding oligoribonuclease, whose product is MPNALNLIWIDLEMTGLNPDTDVIIEMATIVTDSDLNVLAEGPTIAIHQSDEILAGMDEWNTRQHGQSGLTQRVRDSRISAAEAEAQTLAFLEQWVPKGKSPICGNSICQDRRFLYRHMPQLEAYFHYRNLDVSTVKELAARWAPAVRDGVKKSSTHLALDDIRDSIAELQHYREHFFKI